The Deltaproteobacteria bacterium genomic sequence CTCGACGCGTCGCACGGCTTGCAGCCGCCTCCACCCTCGGTTGCTCAGCAAGATCATTCCCTCGTATGCACGAGGGCGGACATTCTTGCTGACCCGTTAGGCGGACATTATGGCTGACCTACGACAGGACCGCCTTGTCCCGAAGCCGCGGCGTCGGGATAATGGGCCGACCATGCGCCACACCGCCTACATCGGGATCGGTTCGAACCTGGGAGATCCGCTCGCGCAGCTCGCTCAGGCCGTGCTCCGGCTCGCCGGCCAGGGGATTCGCGTGCGCCGGATCTCGTCGGTCTACCGCTCGGAGCCGCTCGGTCCCGTGCGCGAACAGCCGGACTTCTTGAACGCCGTGGTGGAGGTGCAGACGAGTCTCGCCCCCCGGCCGCTGCTCGAACGCTGCCTCGCCCTCGAGGCGGAGATGGGACGGGAGCGCGGATTGCACCAGGGGCCGCGGATCATCGATCTGGACGTCCTCCTCGTCGACGACCTCGTGGTGAGCGAACCGGGGCTCGAGCTCCCGCACCCCGGGATGACGGGCCGCGCCTTCGTGCTCGAGCCGCTGCTCGAACTGGCCCCCGTCCTGACGAACCCGAGAGACGGAGAGCCGCTGCAGACGCTGCGCGAGAAGGTGCAGCACCAGCGCATCCAGCGCCTCGGCCCGCTCTCCCCGGCGTGATAAGAAGGGACGCATGAGGCTCAGCTTCTCGGTGCACGGCGAGACCGTGGTGAGCACCCTGGAGCTCGGCACTCTCTCTTTCAAGCGCACGCGCCCCTTTCCGGGCGAACGCGTGGCGCAGCTCTCCCGCGAGGTGGTGGGTGTGCTGGCCCGAGGGAATCGGGCGAGCCACCTCTCGGAGAGCAACCTGCGCAACCTCCGGCAGGTGGGCGAACAGCTCTTCGCGCTGCTCGTGCCGCAGGACCTGGCGGCGAAGCTGCGCGGCAGCGAGCGGGCGGTCTACCTGCAAGTGGACGAGGCGCTGGTCACTGTCCCCTGGGAGCTCCTGCACGACGAGGAGTGCTTCTGGTGCCAGCGCTACGACCTCGGGCGCGCGGTGACCACGCCGCAGGCGATGGTGGGGCGTGCGGCGCCGCTCCCCAGCGTCGGACCGTTGCGCATGCTCGTCATCTGCGCGAACGCGCGCGGCGACCTGCCCCAGGTGATGGCCGAGGGGCAGGCGCTCGTCGAGCGTCTGGACCGCGTCCCCTCGGTGGAGGTGCACCTGGTCGTGGACCCGCCGCTCGAGTCGGTGCGACGGCTGCTGAAGGAGCACGACCTGGTGCACTTCGCGGGGCACGGAGACCACGACCCGGCGCACCCCGAACAGGGGGGCTGGCACCTGCGGGACGGCAAGCTCACCGCGGCCGAGGTGCTGAACCTGAGCGGCGGGCGCGCCATGCCGCTGCTCGTCTTCTCGAACGCCTGCCGCAGCGGCCAGACCGAGGCCTGGCTCGAAAGCGACCAGCCGAGCCACGTCTACGGGCTGGCCAACGCGTTTCTCCTCGGGGGCGTGCGGCTCTACCTCGGCACGCAGTGGGAGGTGGTGGACGGGCAGAGCGCCGAGTTCGCCACGTCCTTCTACGAGGCGCTGGCTCGGGGGGCGAGCGCGGGGGCCGCGGTGCGCCTAGCGCGCGACGCGATCCTGCAGAGCAAGGGGGCGAGCGCGATGGCCTGGGCCAGCTACGTGCTCTACGGGGACCCCACGGTGACGCCGGTCCGGCGCACGGAGCTGGCGACGACGGCCTCCGAGCTCCCGTCGCCGAGCATGCTCGAGGCGCGGGCCTCGGCCCCGTGGAAGCGACCCGTCTCGGGCGGCAGCCGTCCTCCCCTCACGCGTCCGCCGCTGGAGCCGGAGCGACGCACGCTCCTCGGACGTCTCCCCTGGTGGGCCTGGCTCAGTCTCGGCGCCGCGCTCGTGGCCGTGGGCGCCGTCGGCACCTGGGTCTACCTTCGCGCAGGCGGCGCGCGGCTTTCGGTCCACGAGGCGGGCCCCGGCCTCGAGCTCGTGGAGGGGGCCGTCTCGGCGCGGGCAAAGCCCCTCGTGGCGATCTTGCTCGCGGCGCGCGATCCGCTGCGCGCCTGCCTCGAGCGGCAGCTCGCTGGGAGTCACGGCTTTCGCCCCGTGGAGGCCGAGCGCGTGACCACGCTCGCCACGAACGAACGGCTGGACTTGGCCGCGGCGCTGGCGACGAAGGAGGGCGTGCGCCTGGGTCGCGCGCTGGGGGCGGAGCTCGCGCTCTTTCGACGCGCGGCGCCCGGGGGAGCGAAGCTCTCCGTGGCGGACGTGCTGAGCGGTGAGCTGCCCGTCGAGGGGCCCGGCGGAGAGGCCGAGGCCCAGTGTGCGGCGCTCGTGCAGGAGCTCCTGCGCGTGGTGCACGGCGAAGGCCTGGTTCTCGCCGTCGAGGGCGCGTCGGTCACGCTGAATCTGGGCTGGAAGAGCCGCATCGCGCCCGGGCAAAGGCTCGAGGTGTGGCGCAACGGCCGTCGCGTGGGAGCGCTGCGGGTGGAGCGTGTGGAGCTGGACCGCTCGATCGCGACCGGCGCGGCGCGCCTCGGAGACCAGGTGCGACGCGCGCCATGAGCGAGTGCTAGTAAGAAGAGGCAGCCGGCGCCCCCCAATGCCCAATCCCTTGGACAGCAGCAGCGACCAAGCGGGCCACGGGCCAAAAGGGGGGCGCCTGGCTGCGATACGACCCGCCGTGGACTAAAGCAGGGTCCGTGCCAGTGGCACCGTGGCGGTCATCTGCCGGAAAGCACGACGCTTCGGTGGGGAGCGCGGCGCAGCCTCCCGCGCGGTCGCCTGACAGCGTTAAGGATCTAACGTGCAGATGCTAACGGCGGAGGGCTCATAGGCCGCGGCCCGCGCCCGCGCTGCCCGAACGCAGCGGTGCTGCCCGAACGCAGCGGTGTGGCCCGACCGCGCGTTGCCCCGCCAAAGGCGGGCGTGGTAGAGGAGCCACATGCACGGCACGGGAGCCCTGCTCCTCGGAGGAACCTACCTCCTGGCCTCGATTCCGTTCGGCCTCCTCGTCGGGCGCAGCCGCGGCGTGGACGTGCGGCAGGTCGGCTCGGGGAACATCGGCGCGACCAACGTGGCCCGCGCGCTCGGCAAGCCGCTCGCGCTGCTCGTGCTCCTCCTCGACGCCGGCAAGGGCCTCGGGCCGGTGCTCCTCGGTCGCGCGCTCCTGGCCGCC encodes the following:
- a CDS encoding CHAT domain-containing protein → MRLSFSVHGETVVSTLELGTLSFKRTRPFPGERVAQLSREVVGVLARGNRASHLSESNLRNLRQVGEQLFALLVPQDLAAKLRGSERAVYLQVDEALVTVPWELLHDEECFWCQRYDLGRAVTTPQAMVGRAAPLPSVGPLRMLVICANARGDLPQVMAEGQALVERLDRVPSVEVHLVVDPPLESVRRLLKEHDLVHFAGHGDHDPAHPEQGGWHLRDGKLTAAEVLNLSGGRAMPLLVFSNACRSGQTEAWLESDQPSHVYGLANAFLLGGVRLYLGTQWEVVDGQSAEFATSFYEALARGASAGAAVRLARDAILQSKGASAMAWASYVLYGDPTVTPVRRTELATTASELPSPSMLEARASAPWKRPVSGGSRPPLTRPPLEPERRTLLGRLPWWAWLSLGAALVAVGAVGTWVYLRAGGARLSVHEAGPGLELVEGAVSARAKPLVAILLAARDPLRACLERQLAGSHGFRPVEAERVTTLATNERLDLAAALATKEGVRLGRALGAELALFRRAAPGGAKLSVADVLSGELPVEGPGGEAEAQCAALVQELLRVVHGEGLVLAVEGASVTLNLGWKSRIAPGQRLEVWRNGRRVGALRVERVELDRSIATGAARLGDQVRRAP
- the folK gene encoding 2-amino-4-hydroxy-6-hydroxymethyldihydropteridine diphosphokinase, producing MRHTAYIGIGSNLGDPLAQLAQAVLRLAGQGIRVRRISSVYRSEPLGPVREQPDFLNAVVEVQTSLAPRPLLERCLALEAEMGRERGLHQGPRIIDLDVLLVDDLVVSEPGLELPHPGMTGRAFVLEPLLELAPVLTNPRDGEPLQTLREKVQHQRIQRLGPLSPA